Proteins from a genomic interval of Phragmitibacter flavus:
- a CDS encoding type II toxin-antitoxin system RelE/ParE family toxin, with protein MTAWQIHPAARHELIEVLSYYLTIDPELAHAFDDHYRRYRTQICETPLLHNARRNQIRRVNLTPRFGEYYIAYMLWKHEVVILAIAHAKRRPGYWRQRISESKQIF; from the coding sequence ATGACGGCCTGGCAAATTCACCCTGCCGCGCGGCATGAACTCATCGAAGTTCTCAGCTACTACCTGACCATCGATCCCGAACTGGCCCATGCTTTCGACGATCACTACCGACGATATCGCACCCAAATCTGCGAGACACCACTGCTCCATAACGCCCGGCGCAACCAGATCCGCCGCGTAAATCTCACCCCGCGTTTCGGTGAATACTACATCGCCTACATGCTTTGGAAACACGAAGTGGTGATCCTCGCCATCGCTCACGCCAAACGCCGACCAGGATATTGGCGTCAGCGAATCTCCGAATCCAAGCAGATCTTCTGA
- a CDS encoding nucleotidyltransferase domain-containing protein, giving the protein MSLLNKLFPKARAEILRLLFADLDREIHLRDLARHAGLTAPALQKELAQLTATDLVLSRRDGNRLYFKANTNHPLYPELHGIVTKTTGIAERLRTALDSIPGIDLAFVFGSIAAGTSTADSDIDLFIIGTTGLRKLTPHLRPLSSELSREINPYCLSPEDWLTQKKRSDAFITRVINEPKLWLKGTPHELARLG; this is encoded by the coding sequence ATGTCCCTCCTCAACAAGCTCTTCCCCAAAGCACGCGCGGAAATCCTTCGCCTGCTTTTTGCGGATCTTGATCGCGAAATCCATCTCCGCGATCTCGCCCGCCACGCCGGACTCACCGCACCCGCCTTGCAAAAGGAACTCGCCCAACTCACCGCCACCGACCTCGTCCTCTCCCGTCGCGACGGCAACCGGCTTTATTTCAAAGCCAACACCAACCATCCCCTTTACCCCGAACTCCACGGCATCGTCACCAAAACCACGGGTATCGCCGAACGCCTGCGCACCGCCCTCGACTCCATCCCCGGCATCGACCTCGCCTTCGTCTTTGGATCCATCGCCGCCGGCACCAGCACCGCCGACAGTGACATCGACCTCTTCATCATCGGCACCACCGGACTCCGCAAACTCACCCCCCACCTTCGTCCCCTCTCCTCCGAACTCTCGCGCGAGATCAATCCTTATTGCCTTTCCCCCGAAGACTGGCTCACTCAAAAAAAACGCAGCGACGCCTTCATCACCCGCGTCATCAATGAACCCAAACTTTGGCTGAAAGGAACTCCGCATGAGCTTGCAAGACTGGGCTGA
- a CDS encoding addiction module protein, whose protein sequence is MATTVEQIKQEIRNLSPAEVDHLLRDLQVEYTMPALEDQDEARIEATWNAEIDQRLREIEHGTVKLIPGEQLEREIDALFVQHGHRRRDS, encoded by the coding sequence ATGGCCACCACGGTTGAGCAGATCAAGCAGGAGATTCGCAATCTTTCGCCCGCCGAAGTTGATCATCTGCTCCGCGATCTTCAGGTCGAATACACGATGCCCGCGTTGGAAGATCAGGATGAAGCCCGCATCGAAGCCACTTGGAACGCCGAGATCGACCAGCGACTCCGTGAAATCGAACATGGCACCGTCAAATTGATTCCCGGCGAGCAGCTTGAGCGCGAGATTGACGCCCTGTTTGTCCAGCATGGTCACCGCCGCCGCGACTCATGA